The Chryseolinea soli genome contains a region encoding:
- the coaD gene encoding pantetheine-phosphate adenylyltransferase: MAKRIALFPGSFDPFTKGHEDIVLRGLQLFDEIIIAIGYNSQKSTRYFEIDFMVERIQTAFQKYPNIKVVKFSELTAGFARKNGARFLLRGLRNTTDFEYENSISQVNRKLYEEMESVFLITTPQLAWISSSIIREVHKYGGDVSEFIPYSL; this comes from the coding sequence ATGGCCAAACGCATTGCTCTTTTTCCCGGATCGTTCGATCCCTTCACCAAAGGACACGAAGACATCGTACTCCGCGGACTCCAGCTTTTTGACGAGATCATCATCGCCATTGGCTACAACAGTCAAAAGAGCACGCGCTATTTCGAGATCGACTTCATGGTGGAGCGCATCCAGACGGCATTTCAAAAATATCCCAACATCAAAGTGGTGAAGTTCTCGGAGCTGACGGCCGGGTTTGCCCGGAAGAACGGCGCGCGTTTCTTGCTAAGAGGACTGCGAAACACGACCGACTTTGAATACGAAAACAGCATCTCGCAAGTGAACCGGAAACTCTATGAAGAAATGGAGTCGGTATTTTTGATCACCACCCCGCAGCTGGCCTGGATCAGTTCGTCCATCATCCGCGAAGTGCACAAGTATGGTGGAGATGTTTCGGAATTTATCCCCTATTCGCTTTAA
- a CDS encoding NAD(P)/FAD-dependent oxidoreductase, giving the protein MASPNLNTFAPRTRAETGTPKRNPSLPTGASVVVVGAGAFGGWSALYLLRKGFRVTLVDAWGAGNVRSSSGDETRVIRSTYGANETYFNLNVRALELWKENQARFDKKLFFNTGVLWMCYEAQTPLVDDSIAFAQQQRMEYEYLSTEEINRRYPEINAQDLHHGYLDPYGGYLKARESVQAVQAAFVEEGGEFIQAHVMPMGDVHKDVNRLSLSNGESLQADAFIFACGSWLGDLFPQLLREQVYCTKQEVYYFGPPSQHAAAFERLPVWVDVDGKDFYYGIPGNAHRGFKIGVDIRGEIFDPTNGDHTLTPAALQRARQFLAHRFPLLKDAPLGESRVCPYENSTDGNFIFDLHPETQNLFLLGGGSGHGFKHGPALGEWVAQTLAGEKELFEMFALNKRD; this is encoded by the coding sequence ATGGCATCCCCCAACCTGAACACGTTTGCTCCCCGGACCCGCGCTGAAACCGGGACACCGAAACGGAATCCCTCGCTTCCCACAGGAGCATCCGTCGTGGTGGTGGGCGCGGGTGCTTTTGGAGGATGGTCGGCACTCTACCTCCTGCGCAAGGGCTTCCGGGTAACCCTGGTGGACGCCTGGGGCGCCGGCAACGTGCGGTCCAGTTCAGGCGACGAGACCCGCGTGATCCGTTCCACCTATGGCGCCAACGAAACCTACTTCAACCTCAACGTGCGCGCCCTGGAACTGTGGAAGGAAAATCAGGCACGCTTTGACAAAAAATTATTCTTCAACACCGGCGTGCTCTGGATGTGCTATGAAGCCCAGACACCATTGGTAGACGACTCGATCGCCTTCGCGCAACAACAACGGATGGAGTATGAATATTTATCCACCGAGGAAATAAACCGCCGCTACCCGGAAATCAACGCACAGGATTTGCATCACGGCTATCTTGATCCCTACGGCGGCTATTTGAAAGCCCGTGAGTCTGTACAGGCCGTGCAGGCCGCATTTGTTGAAGAGGGCGGAGAATTTATCCAGGCACACGTGATGCCGATGGGCGATGTTCACAAGGATGTGAACCGTTTGTCACTTTCCAATGGAGAATCCCTTCAAGCCGACGCCTTTATTTTCGCGTGTGGCTCCTGGCTGGGTGACTTGTTCCCTCAATTGCTTCGCGAACAGGTGTACTGCACCAAGCAAGAGGTATATTATTTCGGGCCACCGTCCCAGCACGCCGCAGCGTTTGAGCGCCTCCCGGTTTGGGTGGATGTGGATGGAAAAGATTTTTACTACGGCATCCCCGGCAACGCTCACCGCGGTTTTAAAATCGGCGTCGACATTCGCGGCGAGATCTTCGATCCCACGAATGGCGATCACACCCTGACCCCCGCGGCATTGCAACGCGCGCGTCAATTTCTGGCCCATCGTTTTCCGTTGCTCAAAGACGCACCGCTGGGTGAGAGCCGTGTTTGCCCCTATGAAAACAGCACCGACGGGAATTTCATTTTCGATCTTCACCCAGAGACGCAGAATCTCTTTTTGCTGGGCGGCGGATCGGGCCACGGGTTCAAGCACGGGCCGGCGCTGGGGGAATGGGTGGCGCAAACGCTGGCTGGAGAAAAAGAACTTTTCGAAATGTTCGCGTTGAATAAACGGGATTGA
- a CDS encoding DUF3822 family protein — protein METTTLTYKLIRKIKDDLFDEEFLHQYHLLINIGARDFQLSVIRPEDEKVLLLEDFVLPNLTSNEELIHILDQLFDSHALLKANFWQKIKVSVKNPKFVQVPQALFAESSIADYLKFNAHIDPAKEDVLASFNERSQAVTVFAMSSSLRAWLNSVYPNNPPVYTHQSAALIEGTMQFAEKRKDNPLYIYVDRFKLHILACRDKKLLYYNQFAIKQFSDYIRYIMLVMKSLNMDQQTSQVILWGYIGKNSPHYHEFYKYISNVTFGGEPDDLSFGYAFDEVPEHHYFDLYSIHLIH, from the coding sequence TGATCTTTTTGATGAAGAGTTCCTTCATCAATATCACCTGCTGATCAATATCGGTGCGCGCGATTTCCAGCTCTCCGTCATCCGGCCCGAAGACGAGAAGGTATTGCTCCTGGAGGACTTTGTTCTCCCCAACCTCACCTCCAACGAAGAACTCATCCACATTCTGGACCAACTGTTCGATTCGCACGCGTTGCTGAAAGCGAACTTTTGGCAAAAGATAAAAGTCTCGGTAAAGAATCCGAAGTTCGTGCAGGTGCCGCAGGCGTTGTTTGCCGAGTCGTCGATCGCCGACTATCTGAAATTCAATGCCCACATCGATCCCGCCAAGGAAGATGTGCTGGCGTCGTTCAATGAACGCTCACAGGCCGTGACCGTGTTTGCCATGAGCAGCAGCTTACGGGCATGGCTCAACAGCGTATATCCCAACAACCCACCGGTCTATACGCACCAGTCAGCCGCCCTCATCGAGGGCACCATGCAGTTTGCTGAGAAGCGCAAAGACAATCCATTGTACATTTATGTGGACCGCTTCAAGCTCCACATTTTGGCTTGCCGCGACAAAAAGCTGTTGTATTACAACCAGTTTGCCATCAAGCAATTTTCGGATTATATCCGCTACATCATGCTGGTGATGAAGTCGCTGAACATGGATCAGCAAACCAGCCAGGTCATTTTATGGGGCTACATCGGCAAGAATTCGCCCCATTACCACGAATTCTACAAATACATCAGCAACGTCACTTTCGGCGGCGAACCAGACGACCTCAGCTTCGGCTACGCCTTCGACGAAGTGCCCGAGCACCATTACTTCGATCTGTACAGCATCCACCTGATCCATTGA
- a CDS encoding NUDIX hydrolase has protein sequence MIIFINDIPVRILKADEQPGEGRVNHIIDAAQEPVTLAKLIYHVWIQNVGEQELNTLLNFLDAKVPTSVLSISVSVKDYDVAKQYLRSKFKVVKAAGGLVRKKDKFLMIYRLKKWDLPKGKREKDETSKQAAVREVEEECNVTVKLGQKICTTWHTYTMNKRAMIKKTRWYVMDIVDDTRMRPQPTEDIEETRWMNRKEVYHALEHSYKSINYVFEQYYEVMEINPAK, from the coding sequence ATGATCATTTTTATCAACGACATTCCCGTCCGAATCCTCAAGGCAGATGAACAACCCGGTGAAGGGCGTGTGAACCATATCATCGACGCGGCCCAGGAACCCGTCACGCTGGCAAAGCTCATCTATCACGTGTGGATCCAAAACGTGGGCGAACAGGAATTGAACACCCTGCTCAACTTTCTGGATGCCAAAGTGCCCACGAGCGTGCTCTCGATCAGCGTTTCCGTAAAGGACTACGATGTGGCAAAGCAATATCTCCGCAGCAAATTCAAAGTGGTGAAAGCCGCCGGCGGCCTTGTGCGCAAAAAGGATAAATTCCTCATGATCTACCGTCTCAAAAAATGGGATCTGCCAAAAGGCAAACGCGAGAAAGACGAAACCAGCAAACAAGCTGCCGTGCGCGAAGTGGAGGAGGAATGCAACGTGACCGTGAAGCTAGGCCAAAAGATCTGTACCACCTGGCACACCTATACCATGAACAAGCGCGCCATGATCAAAAAAACGCGCTGGTACGTGATGGACATCGTCGACGACACACGCATGAGACCCCAACCCACCGAAGACATCGAGGAAACCCGTTGGATGAATCGCAAGGAAGTGTATCACGCGTTGGAACACTCTTACAAATCGATCAACTATGTGTTCGAGCAGTACTATGAGGTGATGGAGATCAATCCCGCCAAATAG
- the pyrE gene encoding orotate phosphoribosyltransferase translates to MPIIKVQEETAAKVAAMLLQIQAIKLNTDKPFTWSSGWKSPIYCDNRLSLSYPEIRTAIKHALVQAIRENFFTLEAVAGVATAGIAQGALVAEALNLPFLYVRPKPKDHGMENLIEGRVVKGQKVVVVEDLVSTGGSSLKAAQALREAGFEVLGMVSIFNYGFDIATRNFYEANTSLICLSDYSHLLKYAQEEKYINEDQVTSLKAWRVDPANWKK, encoded by the coding sequence ATGCCGATCATCAAAGTCCAAGAAGAAACCGCCGCCAAGGTCGCGGCCATGTTGCTGCAAATTCAGGCCATCAAATTGAACACGGATAAACCTTTTACGTGGAGTTCAGGCTGGAAATCGCCCATTTACTGCGATAACAGGCTTTCCCTCTCCTATCCCGAGATCCGGACCGCCATTAAGCATGCACTGGTGCAGGCCATTCGCGAAAATTTCTTTACCCTGGAGGCCGTCGCCGGTGTGGCCACGGCAGGGATTGCGCAAGGTGCCCTGGTGGCCGAGGCCTTGAACCTCCCCTTTCTGTACGTCCGCCCTAAACCAAAAGATCATGGCATGGAAAACCTGATCGAGGGCCGTGTGGTGAAAGGTCAGAAAGTGGTGGTCGTCGAAGACCTGGTCTCTACCGGGGGCAGCTCCCTCAAGGCGGCACAAGCCCTGCGCGAGGCCGGCTTCGAAGTGTTGGGCATGGTCTCCATTTTCAACTACGGTTTCGATATTGCCACGCGCAACTTCTATGAAGCCAACACCTCCCTCATCTGCCTCAGCGACTACAGCCATCTGCTGAAATATGCCCAGGAAGAAAAATACATCAACGAAGACCAGGTGACGTCGCTGAAAGCCTGGCGTGTTGATCCGGCCAACTGGAAGAAATAA